The sequence below is a genomic window from Pseudomonadota bacterium.
CCTTGTTACCGCGGAGAAGCTTGAGGTTGTGGGTGGGTTTGTCGTGATCGAAGGTACTACCAATAAAAAGGAATACGAGTTGAAGGAAAGGGTTTCCACTATTGGTAAGGACGATAGCGCTGTGATTAAGCTGAAAGGTTTATTTGCCCCAAAAATAGCTGCTCTGATAAACAGGAGGAAGGATGGGTATTTCATCACACCTTCCGGAGGAAAGGAAATCAAAATAAACGGCAACAAAGTTGAGCAGCGATATGACCTGAAAGATGGTGATATTGTTGAGGTTGCAGGTTTAAAAATGCAGTTTTACATTAAGGAATAACCGTTTAAGAGTGACTATCGGGAGAGTGGAATTTTTTCTAATCCTTCTGTGTAACCTGCTATTTTTTATTAATGCATACCAGATAGATCTCTGAACTTTTGCTTCTCGATGCGACAGGTTTATAGATTGTGACATTTTTGAAGATATTCTTCAGGTCTGAATCGATATCCCTGAATGTGCCGGAGAAGAAGGATTTGAGAAGGAATTTCCCGCCTGTTTTTAAGCCATCCGATACAATATTCTTTACGGCTTCATAAAGTTCAGTAATATTTTTTTCATCGACCTCTCTGATACCGGAGAGATTCGGTGCGATGTCGCAGGTTACCACATCAAAGTACTGGAGGGAGAGTTCATTAAGTAATTCTTTTATACTTAATTCTCTGACATCACGGATAATGGTGCTTACATTCTTTTTGGGGAGAGGGGTGAGTGGCAGGATATCTATGCCCACGACTACACCTTCGTATCCCACGATATCAGAGATAACCTGAAGAAAACTTCCAGGCGAGCATCCAAGGTCTAAAACCTTATCACCCTTCTTTATTAAATGGAATTTGTTCTGTATCTCCTTTAATTTATAGGCGCTTCTTGCCCTGTAACCTTCTTCTTTTGCTTTCTTAAAAAAGGTATCCTTAAGAACGTATTTGCTCATAAGGATTTACAATAAGGCCGGGTTGTTTTTGTTGCCCTGCCTCTTCAAGTGATTTTCTGGTGAAGAGAAAGAGAATACCATGGGGGGCATTTTTATCCTGTAACATTTCTATTAATCCATTATAGGCACCATATTCATGGAGACAGTAAAAGATATAGGCATAATCTTCCATCATCCGCCTTATAAGAGGGAGTTTTTGTTTTAAATTATCTCTTTCAAGAAGTATTTTTATAAATGCCTGTTTTTTTTCTTCGACCATGTATGGGGGCAGCACAATCGTAGAACTTCCAATATTGGCAAACTCCTTTTTATCGTTCTCCAGAGTATTCCATGAAAGCTTGAATGGTTCGACAATGTCGTTCGATAGAATCTTTTCCATTGGTAAAGGATTTGTTTTATCCGGTATTTCAAGGCCATATATGTCTTCGGGTTTTTGTATTTTACTTTTTATGTTTGAGGTAAATTGTTTCAAT
It includes:
- a CDS encoding RlmE family RNA methyltransferase, whose protein sequence is MSKYVLKDTFFKKAKEEGYRARSAYKLKEIQNKFHLIKKGDKVLDLGCSPGSFLQVISDIVGYEGVVVGIDILPLTPLPKKNVSTIIRDVRELSIKELLNELSLQYFDVVTCDIAPNLSGIREVDEKNITELYEAVKNIVSDGLKTGGKFLLKSFFSGTFRDIDSDLKNIFKNVTIYKPVASRSKSSEIYLVCINKK